GCGGGCCGTGCCCCCACCTGCCGGGGCTTGGCGGCCCGCGGCTAGGAGGCTACGAGAGGGGCGGGGCGGGAGGGCGGGACTGGTCACGTGCCTTGTGGGCAGCGAAGGGGCGAGAGGACCCCCGAACCTTTCTCTTCCAGGCTGAGCTCCACCCTCGGGCTGCCAAGAAAGTGCCCGTTCCTGCTGCGCTCTGCCTTCAGGCTGCCTGGCATCTCCCTCCTCAGTGACCAGGCGGGCACTGGGCGCAGCAGGTAAAGCCCACGGCCTCTCCTCGAGGTGGGAGCGGGCAAAGGGAAGACCCGCTATCTGCACATCTAGCTCTTCCTAGTTTACCAAGCACTTCATTTAACCCCCCGCCCGCGGAGGCCCAGGAAGGATGAGGGACTGCTTAAGGTTACGTAGGGGCACTGTCAGGACAAGAGCTGGAGCTAGTTGAGCCTTGTCTAATGTGTTTGCTGGTTTTCCTGGTGTGTCAGAGGCCAGAGATCATGTATGGAGAAGATGCCCGGTTCTCTTTTGAGCTCTCACTTTCTCCATTTGGGGACGCCTGGATCTTGCTCTTCACAGGCCTGGGACCATGGCCGGCTCCTCTCCTCGAGGTTTGCCCCTGGTAGCGGTGTGCCAGGTGACGTCCACGCCGGATAAGGAACAGACATTTGCAGCCTGTTCAGGATTGGTTCAGGAGGCTGCCAGGTTGGGTGCCTGCCTGGTCTTCCTGCCCGAGGCCTTCGACTTCATTGGTCGGGACTCAGCGGAGACACTTAGGCTGGCGGAGCCATTGGGTGGGGATCTTGTAAATCGGTATGCCCAACTTGCCAGGTATGAAAGGCAGCAAAGGAGCATTGTGGGTGAGTAGGCTCCGCTGACTGTGGTGGAGACGGGGTTCCGAGAAGGGTTGTTTGTTGCTTTCTCTACAGGGAATGTGGTATCTGGCTATCTCTGGGTGGTTTTCACGAACGTGGCCAACACTGGGAGCAGAGTCAGCGGATTTATAATTGTCACGTTCTCTTGGACAAGGAGGGTAAGACTTTGTCCCCAACTCCCTCTCAGTCCTCTCCTGCCCTTTTGAGTTGCATTCCTAGAATCCTGTTTTCAGCATCCAACCTCACTCCCTCCACCTTCCTTGCCCAGAGTGCTTGGAAACAATTTACCAAGCCTTCAAGGCCATTTACCAGTTAGATTTCCTCTGCTCCCTcttgttcctcctcctcttcctcccacacCCCCAAAACACATACACCTTGTGGACATAATGTTTGTGCCTCTGGTTCATAAGAAGTTCCCTCTCTGGGGTCTGGGGGATATAAAATCATCAGCAGAGTATTCCTCTTCTACTCCCAAGGCTCTATTGTGGCCACGTATAGGAAGACACACCTCTGTGATGTGAAGCTTCCAGGACAGGGACCCATGTGTGAGAGCACCTCTACTATACCAGGGCCCACTCTGGGGTCCCCTGTCAGTACACCAGCTGGCAAGGttggcagggagggaggggaggaagttaAAGTGGGGAAAAGGAATGGGAATATGTAGAAGGGGGCAAAATGACAGTGGAATACTATATCAGAGTGGCCAGCACCAGATAAGCTAAGTATTCTACTTTCCTCCATCCCAGGTAGGTCTGGCAATCTGCTATGACCTACGTTTTCCAGAGCTTTCCCTTGCACTGGCCCAGGATGGTGCTGAAATTCTCACCTACCCTTCAGCCTTTGGCTCAGTTACGGGACCAGCCCATTGGGAGGTAAGGACCTACCAATATTTAGTACCTACGTATTCAACTGAACAGAAATGCTGTATTTCTTTCTTGACTCCCTCTGACTGTCTCTCAGGACTGAGTGGGGGAATCCTTGCTTCCAAAGGTCACTGCTCTAACTCCCTATTTCTCTCCTCCAGATGCTGAAGCTGATTTCATCCACTCTTGTTCCCCCCCACCAGGTGCTGCTCCGAGCTCGGGCCATTGAGACACAGTGCTATGTAGTTGCAGCAGCACAGTGGGGACAGCACCATGAAAAAAGAGGGAGTTATGGACACAGTATGGTGGTGGACCCCTGGGGCATCGTGATAGCACGCTGTTCTGAGGGGCAAGGCCTCTGCCTTGCCCACATTGACCTGGCCTATCTCCACCAGATACGCCAGCGTATGCCTGTGGCCCAGCACCGAAGACCTGACTTGTATGGTAATTTGGGTCGCCCAGACCCCTGACACCTGCTGACTGAACTGGGTCCTGTTCTGGGCCAGTGAGGATCTGTGGCTTGGAGGCAGGACCCCAGGCCGCTGATGAGCCTCTACTCCCTTTCCTTTACGGCATACAGGTTCAGCCTGTTGTAAAGccccaaaaaaatgcttttaTGGGCTCAAACTTTAGTTACATATAGATGGGCTCTTAAATCACAATTATGAAAACTAAATCTACACCAAGGTCTAAGCactaacaatgaaaaaaatacagtccTGAAGTCCAAGTCTCGACATCTCTTTTGAGGGTAAGGGGAACAATGTAGCATCAAACGTACTAGACAATAGTAACAAGTAGGGCCCGTTCATAACTCTTCAAAATGAATGCACAAATTAGTTTTTATCCCAGCCCGGTCCTAGGATTGAGAAGGAACTGTGGCAATTCAAGCACTGAAGCCCAGGAAGGGAAAGGCTATACTGAGACAGACAAAGCTCAAGGGGACATCCCAGCTCCGAGTCCACCCCAAGCCAAACGACAAATGAGATGGGAATGGGCTGCAGGATACGTTTATTTTCACTTGAACATGGAAGGAAAAATGCCACACGCCCCTTTCTCAGGGAGTGTGTGCTCCCAGCAACCCTTCTCCCCATCCTGCATACACACAGGCACTTGTGCACAGCGCACACAGACAAGGGGTTCTTGGGTGGCCCCAGGCCTCCCCTCTCACTGCTTCCTAGAAGAGGAGCAGACAGGGTAAATGAGGGACCCAGACTAGGAAGAGCCCCTAATCTCTGTCCCTGGGAGAtggggggagaagaagggaagcaCCAGGGCCAGGAGTGAACAAGTGAGGAGGCCATACCTTTACAAGTGTTATTCTCAGAAGGGCGGAGGGAATGTGCTGGTAAATTCCCATGATACAACCCTGGCTCttacctcttcagcaagctcccaCACCACAGCCCTTTGGtttctcagacaaaacaaaacataactagCCCTCATGAAGCTGGAGGGCAATTGAGAGAGCCTCCTATTGACCCCCCCCCAAACAACTTCAGCAGCGGTTCCACAGAGGGCTCTGACATCAGACTGCTGCTTCCTTCCTTGCCCAGGCTTGTGGCAGTCTGggtggaagagggggagggagacacaCCACTTccacttttttgtcttttcctttaaaaaagaaggggagggggagcaaaGGTGACAGGAGGGGTGtggagaaaaccccaaacagtgtGTGAACTCCAGAGATGGGTGCCGAGCTGAGGACCCAGATTTGTGAAAGGTGAGAGGAGGGTCAGGGCAGTGCCTGCAACATCAAGTTCCTCAGGAGTTTCTGTCGGCCCAGCTCATAGTCCTCCTCATCCACATTCACCAGCAGCTTGATAGCCTCATGGCCCACAGCCTGTTTAAGTGAGTCTGTGATGAAGACACCTTTGAGCGCCTCCAGGAGGGAGCCGTTGATGTAGTCGCGCCAAAAGGCATCGAGGTAGGTGAGCTCAGAGAACTTGATGTCACAGATGATGGAACCCAGGTCCCGGGATTTGAGGATGGTATTGGCCTGGTTGAAACGCTCAAACTGGCGTTCAAGTGGGTCCTGCTTATTTGAGAAGACGTTGCCCTGCAGAGCTGTCTCATGCTGGCAGTATTCAGCCCTCACCCGAAGCCTGATGTCTACAGGAAAGAAAAGGTGAGTGCTTAGGCCATACCCTGTTAGAAAAGTGACAGGGGTGGCAGACCAAGGCACTACAGTAAGGTGGTAGTTACCCTTCTCCAGGGTAGAGTTCCGCTATGACTTCTCTATACTTGTCTCATCTTGGCATTTCCTTTACATACTCTGAATTTGTTTGAGCCCATGCTTGGGCCAAGAGGAAAAGGTCGTGAAGGGAAAGAGTTCTTAGTAATAGGGCACAGTAAAAACATATCGCCTCCAAATCAAACTTCATTTGGGGACATGGGGGTGAGCTTTTTCTATATTAAACAGACTTAGCCTCAATTGCATAAATTTAACTCCTTTTCTCCACCTTGGACAAGAAGAAAGTTAGCAGGGAGAGCCTCTTGAGAATCATTCCAAAAGGACAGCAGGACCACGTCAAGGCAAAGGGGCAGTACCTCAACCACTTTCATGTTCCCCTCTGTCAGGAAAAAAAGTAGTCTGCCTTTTGGAGAGTAATTCCACTCCCACTAGCTCCCTGCCTGGGCTGCACTAAGCAGAGCCTCCCTTACCGCATGTCTGTTTCTCCTTGGGGTCTGGTGTCACGGACTTCCGGCGCTTTCGTTGACTTACAAGTGTCGCTCTCCCTCGAGCTGGCCGTTTGATGCACATCTGTTGGCCAGCATTGGGGCAGCACACCACAGGATAGTGGGGAGGCACTgatgggaaaaggggagtaaatgAAGTAGAGACCCATAATCACCTATTTATTCCACTCTCAATTTATGGGACTGCAAATAGGTTGATTGTTGTTTAACTCTTTCtttgggaaggaggggaagaggcagaattaGTGGAAAGTGAcagtgaagaggaaaaaagaacagtcatcaaacattttaaaataagccACGCAACCTACAAGAACAGCAGAGTACACTCAGGGGCATCCCCTTAGCTTTGTGTGGGGCCAAAAGGGGGAAGAGTCCATATTCTTTCATCTGGTTTTGGAAGTTGGGCATAGAATAATGCTAAAATCCTCTTATTTAGAGGAGCTAAAGGACATCTACATCTTTTCACCTGATTTAGGGGTTTGGGGAGGTCCCGGCTCTGGGTTACTGTGGGCTCTGGGGGTCACGTAACGGATTGACGTTTCCTCCAGGTATTTGTCTACAAGGTCTGGGCACACTGtgtgtggggagagaagaaaagtaagTCATTCAGGGAAAGATGGGAGACATACACCCATACCCGTCTAACCCTATACTAGGGGCTTTAGATGCCACTCTCACTCAGATGCTTTATTGGGCAAGACACCCCCTGGACCACAGTGCCACTCCCCCCTAGTCCCTCATGAGCTTCTTCATTGACCTCCCCATGTGCCCAGTCCCCAATAACCCCCTCACCAGCCCGCCTCCTCTTGAGTGTGACATAGGGTAGCAGGTCATGTCGAGTGATGATGCGTAGCAGCTGCAGCACCTGTCGAAAGTTACTTTCATCACATCGGCCCTGGCGCTCCAGCGCTAACAAGAAATCTCGT
The DNA window shown above is from Notamacropus eugenii isolate mMacEug1 chromosome 2, mMacEug1.pri_v2, whole genome shotgun sequence and carries:
- the NIT1 gene encoding deaminated glutathione amidase isoform X1 — translated: MLREPSWLGALPSGGGEGRALTFPGALWPQSFKTFGLEARGGAADTSLQGSSSMLSSTLGLPRKCPFLLRSAFRLPGISLLSDQAGTGRSRPGTMAGSSPRGLPLVAVCQVTSTPDKEQTFAACSGLVQEAARLGACLVFLPEAFDFIGRDSAETLRLAEPLGGDLVNRYAQLARECGIWLSLGGFHERGQHWEQSQRIYNCHVLLDKEGSIVATYRKTHLCDVKLPGQGPMCESTSTIPGPTLGSPVSTPAGKVGLAICYDLRFPELSLALAQDGAEILTYPSAFGSVTGPAHWEMLKLISSTLVPPHQVLLRARAIETQCYVVAAAQWGQHHEKRGSYGHSMVVDPWGIVIARCSEGQGLCLAHIDLAYLHQIRQRMPVAQHRRPDLYGNLGRPDP
- the NIT1 gene encoding deaminated glutathione amidase isoform X2 yields the protein MLREPSWLGALPSGGGEGRALTFPGALWPQSFKTFGLEARGGAADTSLQGSSSMLSSTLGLPRKCPFLLRSAFRLPGISLLSDQAGTGRSRPGTMAGSSPRGLPLVAVCQVTSTPDKEQTFAACSGLVQEAARLGACLVFLPEAFDFIGRDSAETLRLAEPLGGDLVNRYAQLARECGIWLSLGGFHERGQHWEQSQRIYNCHVLLDKEGSIVATYRKTHLCDVKLPGQGPMCESTSTIPGPTLGSPVSTPAGKVGLAICYDLRFPELSLALAQDGAEILTYPSAFGSVTGPAHWEVLLRARAIETQCYVVAAAQWGQHHEKRGSYGHSMVVDPWGIVIARCSEGQGLCLAHIDLAYLHQIRQRMPVAQHRRPDLYGNLGRPDP
- the NIT1 gene encoding deaminated glutathione amidase isoform X3, whose translation is MLREPSWLGALPSGGGEGRALTFPGALWPQSFKTFGLEARGGAADTSLQGSSSMLSSTLGLPRKCPFLLRSAFRLPGISLLSDQAGTGRSRECGIWLSLGGFHERGQHWEQSQRIYNCHVLLDKEGSIVATYRKTHLCDVKLPGQGPMCESTSTIPGPTLGSPVSTPAGKVGLAICYDLRFPELSLALAQDGAEILTYPSAFGSVTGPAHWEMLKLISSTLVPPHQVLLRARAIETQCYVVAAAQWGQHHEKRGSYGHSMVVDPWGIVIARCSEGQGLCLAHIDLAYLHQIRQRMPVAQHRRPDLYGNLGRPDP
- the NIT1 gene encoding deaminated glutathione amidase isoform X4, producing the protein MLREPSWLGALPSGGGEGRALTFPGALWPQSFKTFGLEARGGAADTSLQGSSSMLSSTLGLPRKCPFLLRSAFRLPGISLLSDQAGTGRSRECGIWLSLGGFHERGQHWEQSQRIYNCHVLLDKEGSIVATYRKTHLCDVKLPGQGPMCESTSTIPGPTLGSPVSTPAGKVGLAICYDLRFPELSLALAQDGAEILTYPSAFGSVTGPAHWEVLLRARAIETQCYVVAAAQWGQHHEKRGSYGHSMVVDPWGIVIARCSEGQGLCLAHIDLAYLHQIRQRMPVAQHRRPDLYGNLGRPDP
- the NIT1 gene encoding deaminated glutathione amidase isoform X5, with amino-acid sequence MAGSSPRGLPLVAVCQVTSTPDKEQTFAACSGLVQEAARLGACLVFLPEAFDFIGRDSAETLRLAEPLGGDLVNRYAQLARECGIWLSLGGFHERGQHWEQSQRIYNCHVLLDKEGSIVATYRKTHLCDVKLPGQGPMCESTSTIPGPTLGSPVSTPAGKVGLAICYDLRFPELSLALAQDGAEILTYPSAFGSVTGPAHWEVLLRARAIETQCYVVAAAQWGQHHEKRGSYGHSMVVDPWGIVIARCSEGQGLCLAHIDLAYLHQIRQRMPVAQHRRPDLYGNLGRPDP
- the DEDD gene encoding death effector domain-containing protein isoform X1, with the protein product MAGLKRRASQVWPEERGEQEHGLYSLHRMFDIVGTHLTHRDVRVLSFLFVDVIDDHERGLIRSGRDFLLALERQGRCDESNFRQVLQLLRIITRHDLLPYVTLKRRRAVCPDLVDKYLEETSIRYVTPRAHSNPEPGPPQTPKSVPPHYPVVCCPNAGQQMCIKRPARGRATLVSQRKRRKSVTPDPKEKQTCDIRLRVRAEYCQHETALQGNVFSNKQDPLERQFERFNQANTILKSRDLGSIICDIKFSELTYLDAFWRDYINGSLLEALKGVFITDSLKQAVGHEAIKLLVNVDEEDYELGRQKLLRNLMLQALP
- the DEDD gene encoding death effector domain-containing protein isoform X2, which encodes MAGLKRRASQVWPEERGEQEHGLYSLHRMFDIVGTHLTHRDVRVLSFLFVDVIDDHERGLIRSGRDFLLALERQGRCDESNFRQVLQLLRIITRHDLLPYVTLKRRRAVPPHYPVVCCPNAGQQMCIKRPARGRATLVSQRKRRKSVTPDPKEKQTCDIRLRVRAEYCQHETALQGNVFSNKQDPLERQFERFNQANTILKSRDLGSIICDIKFSELTYLDAFWRDYINGSLLEALKGVFITDSLKQAVGHEAIKLLVNVDEEDYELGRQKLLRNLMLQALP